The Triticum aestivum cultivar Chinese Spring chromosome 3A, IWGSC CS RefSeq v2.1, whole genome shotgun sequence genome includes a region encoding these proteins:
- the LOC123058924 gene encoding acetylglutamate kinase, which yields MAWRDKAGKKPHLRMLAIEVNHKWDACSRKLLSKWEGPYVIEEFYRSGAIKINNFEGTNPWVGVRNFEACHSATLRLSLLPGAAPARRVSASHLAAAVLNYVDVLPEALAFIQRFKSKTVVVKYGGAAMKSPELQASMIRNLVLLSCVGLRHVLVHVGGLEINSWLQHIGVEPQFRNGLRVIDTLTMEVVCEGAGQQVRGFVGEVTRIHLSVLHPIIASGHIPVKPTVAADETG from the exons ttgcggatgcttgcaatagaggttaatcataagtgggatgcttgttcaa gaaaacttctctctaaatgggaaggcccctatgttatcgaagagttctatcgttccggtgccataaagatcaacaacttcgaaggcacaaatccgtg GGTTGGTGTGAGAAACTTTGAGGCGTGCCATTCCG CTACATTGCGTCTCAGCCTCCTCCCTGGCGCTGCGCCAGCGCGGCGCGTGTCCGCGTCCCATCTCGCGGCCGCGGTGCTGAACTACGTGGACGTCCTGCCGGAGGCCCTCGCCTTCATCCAGCGGTTCAAGAGCAAGACGGTGGTGGTGAAGTACGGCGGCGCGGCCATGAAGTCGCCGGAGCTGCAGGCGTCGATGATCCGCAACCTTGTCCTCCTCTCCTGCGTCGGCCTGCGCCATGTGCTCGTGCACGTTGGCGGTCTGGAGATCAACTCCTGGCTGCAACACATCGGCGTCGAGCCGCAGTTCCGCAACGGCCTCCGCGTCATCGACACTCTCACCATGGAGGTCGTTTGTGAAGGTGCTGGTCAGCAAG TCCGCGGGTTCGTCGGCGAGGTGACGCGCATACACCTCTCTGTGCTCCACCCGATCATCGCGTCCGGCCACATCCCAGTCAAGCCAACCGTGGCCGCCGACGAGACTGGGTAG